The DNA region GTTTAGCAAGGGCAGcatttgggagcgttcttttattacgtaacgcgaaaaatcggacttttagaccccctcccccccctcgtaacaaaatttccatacaaattttaaaaattttgtatgtagcgtaacacggcctcctaccccccctccccccctactgcgttacgtaataaaagaacgctccctttaaACTTAAAACATGAGTTTGACACTTCAAACGTAATCGCAGCATGCCAAAAATAGGTGCCGCCAAACAAAAGAATGTTGGAGATTGAGAGAGCGGGCACCAGGGttgctaggggaaatatactcaTTTTAAGCCTAgcaagcggtcgtgtttgaatgatactggataatctggagtgtccttgaaatttactaaaatcaaGTACATCAACGAGTAGAGAAACTTTATaagaacatttctgtttattttcactttaactaaaagttattctattccttttaaaagcatttgaacaaaatatttccaaaatgtattcttgTCAGCtgagtttttattttcttccagcgccgttttgggtctgcttagtgctgccaaaattgatgaaattttaagcgaaaactcacgaaaagtagcatttatagagaaagtttcctggcatcactggctcactccaacaggcgctgctggtggtgttggtggccaccctttattcttcatttgccttcgcttcccgctctgttttcttcagccttagattggaatgggtcgtcaaaagtcaaacgtcaaaacacttggcgcgtttgttttttttgatggcgcttgctaattatctccatgtttcgggattattatttaagtgagtgactaactaatgttcaaaagaacgtgttgccggtagttggaagcaattttatatctttagCGCTtggaaaacgttagcgcaagtgaaaagatattgatggcgactttcgttgaGCAGGCCAggtctcatcttgcgtgtggatgtgtgtgccaacaaaatgatgagaaatggtctcgcaaaatagaaattgtgATCGAAAGTGAATTAAATATGATCTTTTTGGTCAGtcaatggcataaatttgcatgctaacttgaggcggtgctgttgctggtaagtttatagcctaaatcgaggggcgtgacaatcgaaaataattaaataatttaattaattaactgcAGAAATTAACGAATTAACGCAAAATTAATTGTTGTTTACGATCAAAACATCgccacctctttttacaccacaTTGAACCAGTTTGACATTGCGagcgtttgtttttgttgtttttgttgtcagAGAGAAGTGCCTACAGGAGAACGCGCAAAAAGAAAAAGAGACCGAGGACACGGTGAAGAAGGGATTCCTGGGACCACTCCAGCTGCTCGGTAAATAGCTTCAGCCAAGGCGCCCCCGCTGGTCGGCGGTCGATTCAGAAGACGTTTCTGTGGATGAGGCCAACAACATGCAGGACATTTGAGTAAGTTTTCAGTGGAGGATTCCTAATTCCAGGGGTAACTCCTTATTCCTATTTCAGACTTCTTCAAGGTGAACGACCAACATCAGAAGAACGATTCCACGCATGTTTCGATGAGCAAAGACCGCCTCCGCGACGTTACCAATCGCCATCCTGATCTTCATCGACCTTATCGGTTGAAACTTGTCCCGTTTCCGTGGGACGGTCCGCGGGACTTCTGAACCTTATGACGGCTGGGAAGCCTCACGGCCGAGCTGCGAGAAAAACGCGCCACAACAGATCGTTCAACTAGTGCTGGCCCCTCTGCCAGCTGACGACCCGGACAGTTCCAGCGGAAATGAACTTAGCTATCTTGAGACTCTAGTGGCGGTCACAGTCGAAATGGAACGTGAGATgttgagattaaaaaaataaaaatagttgaaaaatgaaactcgAATAAAATTGAACTCTAAGCGAGACTCAAAGGTTTCTTAAAATTGGGGAGCATAAACACAAGCAGAAGATTCTTTATTTGATGTTTCAGATCAAACAATTGCATGCAGCTGAATAAAAAAAGCACTAcaaaaaatgcacaatttttgttTGTGGATAAAACGCCAAAGCAACCGGCAGCAGCCATCCGGCGATGTTGCCACGAAGAAATCCCTCATTCAAAGAGACCGAATCCCATGTCGTCATCATCCTCGGATTCGAACTCTTTTCCTTCTTTTGCTCTATTCTTCTCCTTGGCGGCAGCGGCCAGGGCAGCACCACCGGACGGCATCCAGGAGAGCTTCTCGCGGCGGGTAGCGAATCGCTACTAGCGATCAGTTTCACGACGGACTTGCCCTTCAGCTCGTTGACCACCTTGGTGACTCGGGTTGAGTCGGCCTCGATACCGACCGAGCTCAGGACCTTCTCGATGTCGGGTTTCGACGGAACGGCAAGGAGACATGCGCAACTGCGGCGAACAGGCCCAGCAGGAAGTTCAGATGAATACGGTCAAGGCCTTATGATCGTTATAAGCTGCCGGTTTTCCGAGAATCCGAAATCTTCGATGAAAACTAGATGCGGAAATGGACGATGGATCACCTTTTGCAGCTTCTAGCAACAGAAATTTACTGATTCCTTCCGGAAACATtcgcaaaaacaaattgaaaacaaaaaaaaactgatcagcTTTGCCAAATTTTTGACCAAGATCAAATAATCAACACAAACTTGACAGGAGGGTGCGCGAAGGAGACGCaaaacaaatcaatgttttcgacAAAGCAGGTTGGGCGCTGTCAAATGTTAGTTGACAagaggaatttaattccttaatacATTAAATGCGCAAATTAAATATATTAAGGCCAGTTTCGCGCCCCTcggcctaaatagtatttttggagctttaatcgagcatcaaactcttcatatgacaaAGATAGaaagggcatatttcccctatgcgAAAAGGACGATTTGTGATGATTTTATAACTGGCATtgacaacaatttttttcggCCTAAGGCCCTACTTTAGGGTGCtttttatgtttattatttttacacATGATCAAACATTTACTTTTTTGAgtacatttttacacataaaTACATACATTTTTTCTTATCCTGAATCAAAGTAAATAGAAACCATTTATGCTTATctctaaatattttgaaataatgttttatctAAGCAGCActattgtttcaattatttattaaaattttctatcGTAAGCTATcttcaatcaaaataaaaatcaacatttttacacGAAATCCCTGAAAAACGTGTAAACCGAGTAGGCCATGTTGAGCAGCTCGTAGAACCGATCCTGGGTGAACTCGAAGAAGCCGTAGCAGTTCAAACCCAACGGTTGCTGTGCCACTATTATCACGTTCAGCATCGTCGCCCGAACGGAGCGGTACTCCTCCTGGAACTGGTCATCCCATTCGAGCTTCTCCGGCCAGTCCAGGTTGTACACTTCCCAGCCGATGGATTCGTGCTGTATAATTTCAGATTTGTATTTGTTCTTAGTGATTCTATTTTTATAGTTACTTACCGACTCCGTCAGCAGGCTAACCGTTCTAGTCAAGGTTCCACACTCGAAAGCAACCCAAACGCAATAGTAGAGTGTATTCAGTGAAAAAATCGTGACGTTTTCCATTTGAGACACGTAGATGGCACCACTGGACAGGCTCATCACCGTTGAGTAGTACACGATCAGGAAGGTGGCATTCAAAAACGGCCGAATTCGGTTCAGCAATGCTAGGAACTCGATGTGCAGCTGCACGCAGTCACCGAACTCTTCCTGGACGACCTTCCAGAAGTAGTGCTTCCTCATAAAATCCTGCTGTCGGGAGTTGCCCGGTTCCAGCTCAAGCTTACGTTGAACCCGCATTTCGGTGTTGTCGAAAACGACTGAAAATGCCTGGGCAAGTACTTTCAGCTCACTCATCATTCCGTTCAGGATCGTGTAGGGAAACAGGTAAACGAAAACGGTCATGACTCCTACTCCGTAGAATGCCAAATTAAGAGCTTTTTGGCACAGTTTTTGTACAACTGTGCCAAATTGTTCAATAAAGGgaattttgaaataatgatGATCGGAAAAGTCAACGGCCAGAAAACTTGTCATAACGGTCAGAATGACCattgttgaaataaaaacaatttttcgtaTGTGATAAAACGCTTCACTGCGAATTCCAAGCGAGAGCTGGAGATTTTTCCCAAACTTGCGCCGGTTCACGTATCGCCGAACCTCCATCAACGAGTCGTAGTGCCAGAGAATGATCATCATTCGCAGCATCGTGATCCCCGTTCCAACCGTTGCCTGCACGCAGCTCAGTACAATTACCAGCTTCTCGTGATTGCGAACcgtcac from Culex quinquefasciatus strain JHB chromosome 3, VPISU_Cqui_1.0_pri_paternal, whole genome shotgun sequence includes:
- the LOC6051012 gene encoding uncharacterized protein LOC6051012; amino-acid sequence: MEASARSMLWRRCKSRATAYYRTLTRDFNYSTDFFFGQDFLMAIAGARLNSTNVRIRRWWNAYRLVSCLPVLVVFWNTFVTVRNHEKLVIVLSCVQATVGTGITMLRMMIILWHYDSLMEVRRYVNRRKFGKNLQLSLGIRSEAFYHIRKIVFISTMVILTVMTSFLAVDFSDHHYFKIPFIEQFGTVVQKLCQKALNLAFYGVGVMTVFVYLFPYTILNGMMSELKVLAQAFSVVFDNTEMRVQRKLELEPGNSRQQDFMRKHYFWKVVQEEFGDCVQLHIEFLALLNRIRPFLNATFLIVYYSTVMSLSSGAIYVSQMENVTIFSLNTLYYCVWVAFECGTLTRTVSLLTESHESIGWEVYNLDWPEKLEWDDQFQEEYRSVRATMLNVIIVAQQPLGLNCYGFFEFTQDRFYELLNMAYSVYTFFRDFV
- the LOC119768643 gene encoding LOW QUALITY PROTEIN: 60S acidic ribosomal protein P2-alpha-like (The sequence of the model RefSeq protein was modified relative to this genomic sequence to represent the inferred CDS: deleted 2 bases in 1 codon), producing PYSSELPAGPVRRSCACLLAVPSKPDIEKVLSSVGIEADSTRVTKVVNELKGKSVVKLIASSDSLPREKLSWMPSGGAALAAAAKEKNRAKEGKEFESEDDDDMGFGLFE